The Desulfovibrio sp. genome has a window encoding:
- the pal gene encoding peptidoglycan-associated lipoprotein Pal, producing the protein MMKSRLLLAVMALLCLSLMSFGCASKKVAGPDKDNWEEQERERLARERELREKLGRVAGELGTMIFFDLDRYDLKPEARQVLTRKAEIMKQYPEIKLVVEGNCDERGTAEYNLALGERRARAAADYLVNLGVPSAKLSIVSYGKERPLDPGHNEAAWSKNRRDEFKPSY; encoded by the coding sequence ATTATGAAGAGCAGACTTTTGTTGGCCGTTATGGCGCTTCTGTGCCTCTCCCTGATGAGCTTCGGCTGCGCCAGCAAGAAAGTGGCTGGCCCTGACAAGGACAACTGGGAAGAGCAGGAGCGCGAACGCCTGGCCCGTGAGCGCGAGCTGCGCGAAAAGCTCGGACGCGTCGCCGGTGAGCTGGGCACCATGATCTTCTTCGATCTGGACCGCTACGACCTTAAGCCCGAAGCCCGTCAGGTCCTGACCCGCAAGGCTGAGATCATGAAGCAGTACCCCGAGATCAAGCTGGTCGTCGAAGGCAACTGCGACGAACGCGGCACTGCCGAATACAACCTGGCCCTTGGCGAGCGCCGCGCCCGCGCCGCCGCCGACTACCTGGTGAACCTGGGCGTGCCCTCCGCCAAGCTCTCCATCGTGAGCTACGGAAAGGAACGCCCCCTCGATCCCGGTCACAACGAGGCCGCCTGGTCCAAGAACCGTCGCGACGAGTTCAAGCCCAGCTACTAA
- a CDS encoding PD40 domain-containing protein produces the protein MTVLRSVLFCALAALCSMALSENATAQDTLALEIQGPGQARMNIVQSKPFADGNMPADAQYLNELIRKNLAFMPFLKVMSDTDILGGATLPGPKAEQIDFKPFSLAKVDLLVTSVWKPGKGLGDVELRAFEVYSQKLLLGKVYSGVTRDQLPEVADRFCMELMALLTGQGTIFKAKLAFVKPSGKGKDIWTVGAMGRDMAQVTRYGDLGMAISPAWSWDGGRICFTLIGSTSHYLGISSGGKASVYTLPSSTVISPHFMPSGTVAVALSIRQNTDIYTLDSSFKNIASPLVTDSSIDVSPTFDQSGNLMAFVSDRLGNPNVFIKDLSSGSVRRASKSGYNTNPSMSPDGKYVAYSKQAGGGHRIFVYELATDTEKQVSFGGGSDENPSFAPDSYFIAFSSSRAGGRKLYLTTRNGDGAVQIPTGDGEALMPAFSPVAAKD, from the coding sequence ATGACGGTACTCCGCAGCGTCCTCTTCTGCGCGCTCGCCGCGCTCTGCTCCATGGCTCTGTCCGAAAACGCCACGGCCCAGGACACCCTGGCCCTGGAAATCCAGGGGCCTGGCCAGGCCAGGATGAACATCGTCCAATCCAAGCCTTTCGCTGACGGCAACATGCCCGCCGACGCGCAATATCTGAACGAGCTCATCCGCAAAAACCTGGCCTTCATGCCCTTCTTGAAGGTCATGAGCGACACCGACATCCTTGGCGGGGCCACACTGCCTGGCCCCAAGGCCGAGCAGATAGATTTCAAGCCCTTTTCCCTGGCCAAGGTCGACCTCTTGGTCACTTCCGTCTGGAAGCCGGGCAAGGGGCTTGGCGACGTGGAACTCCGGGCCTTCGAGGTCTATTCCCAGAAGCTTCTCTTGGGCAAAGTCTATTCGGGCGTTACCCGCGACCAGCTTCCCGAAGTGGCTGACCGCTTCTGCATGGAACTCATGGCCCTGCTCACAGGCCAGGGCACGATCTTCAAGGCCAAGCTGGCCTTCGTGAAGCCCTCCGGCAAGGGCAAGGACATCTGGACGGTGGGGGCCATGGGCCGCGACATGGCCCAGGTGACGCGCTACGGGGACCTGGGCATGGCCATATCGCCCGCCTGGTCCTGGGACGGCGGCCGCATCTGCTTCACCCTCATCGGGTCCACCTCGCACTACCTGGGCATCTCCAGCGGTGGCAAGGCCAGCGTCTACACCCTGCCCTCCTCAACGGTGATCAGCCCGCACTTCATGCCTAGCGGAACGGTCGCGGTGGCTTTAAGCATCCGCCAGAACACGGACATCTACACCCTGGACAGTTCGTTCAAGAACATCGCCTCCCCGCTGGTGACGGATTCGTCCATCGACGTGTCCCCCACCTTCGACCAGTCCGGCAATCTGATGGCCTTTGTCTCGGACCGCCTGGGCAACCCCAACGTGTTCATCAAGGACTTGTCGTCGGGCAGCGTGCGCCGCGCGTCCAAATCCGGCTACAACACCAATCCCTCCATGAGCCCGGACGGCAAGTACGTCGCCTATTCCAAGCAGGCCGGCGGAGGCCACCGCATCTTCGTGTATGAACTGGCCACGGACACGGAAAAGCAGGTCAGCTTCGGAGGCGGTTCGGACGAAAACCCGAGCTTCGCTCCGGACAGCTACTTCATCGCTTTTTCGTCCAGCCGCGCTGGAGGCAGAAAGTTGTACCTGACCACGCGCAATGGAGACGGCGCTGTTCAGATTCCCACTGGAGATGGAGAGGCTCTGATGCCGGCCTTCAGCCCCGTGGCAGCCAAGGACTGA
- the tolA gene encoding cell envelope integrity protein TolA, whose protein sequence is MRYLSWLFSLFLHLTLVLGGILLSNLESRRIRLDVPVYEVELVDLRMPGPNTKPDAAPGWEGPGQPGQQNIPEPPGPKPDQIPGPQEAKKVPEPPKPDPAAEAAKKAAEEAAKKAAADEAQKKAVAEEAAKKAAADKAAAEKAAADAARIAAEKAAREKAEAEKAAKDKAAKDAADKAAKEKADKEAAEKAAKDKAAKEAADKAAKEKAAKDAADRAAKERQDVLSQALKDAKKSSQGSSSSSNAVSQELAKLRQQAGQGGGGGGGGGGGAGASEAVYGAIVEKLIKQNWRFPQFANLKLVCVVELQITREGRIQSTRLVQSSGRSDFDNSALRAVQETENLPQPPSPSLSRLELTFNSQEKR, encoded by the coding sequence ATGCGCTATTTAAGCTGGCTCTTTTCCCTCTTTTTGCACCTGACCCTGGTGCTGGGCGGCATTCTGCTGTCCAACCTCGAGTCGCGCCGGATCCGCCTCGACGTGCCCGTGTACGAGGTCGAGCTGGTTGACCTGCGCATGCCCGGCCCGAACACCAAACCAGACGCGGCGCCCGGCTGGGAAGGACCAGGCCAGCCTGGTCAACAGAACATTCCGGAGCCTCCAGGCCCCAAGCCCGACCAGATCCCTGGCCCACAGGAAGCAAAGAAGGTTCCCGAACCGCCCAAGCCGGACCCGGCGGCCGAAGCAGCCAAAAAAGCGGCCGAGGAAGCGGCCAAGAAAGCCGCTGCCGACGAAGCCCAGAAGAAGGCCGTGGCCGAGGAAGCCGCCAAGAAGGCCGCCGCGGACAAGGCGGCTGCTGAAAAAGCCGCTGCCGACGCCGCCCGCATTGCGGCGGAAAAGGCGGCGCGGGAGAAGGCTGAAGCGGAAAAGGCGGCGAAGGACAAAGCCGCCAAGGACGCCGCGGACAAGGCAGCCAAGGAAAAAGCGGACAAGGAAGCTGCTGAAAAAGCGGCCAAGGACAAGGCCGCGAAAGAGGCTGCGGACAAGGCAGCCAAGGAAAAAGCAGCCAAGGATGCCGCCGACCGAGCCGCCAAGGAGCGCCAGGACGTGCTCAGCCAGGCTTTGAAGGACGCCAAGAAGTCGAGCCAGGGCAGCTCCAGCAGCTCCAACGCCGTTTCCCAGGAACTGGCCAAGCTGCGCCAGCAGGCCGGCCAGGGCGGCGGTGGCGGCGGAGGTGGCGGCGGCGGAGCCGGGGCCTCTGAGGCCGTGTACGGCGCCATCGTGGAAAAGCTCATCAAGCAGAACTGGCGCTTCCCGCAGTTCGCCAACTTGAAGCTCGTGTGCGTGGTTGAATTGCAAATCACGCGCGAAGGGCGTATCCAATCAACCCGTCTCGTACAGTCGTCGGGCCGGTCCGACTTCGACAACTCAGCGCTTCGGGCGGTGCAGGAGACGGAAAATCTGCCGCAGCCGCCGTCGCCTAGTCTTAGCCGGCTGGAATTGACCTTCAACTCACAGGAAAAACGCTAG
- a CDS encoding ExbD/TolR family protein, with amino-acid sequence MGMSTGGGDGFLSEINVTPFVDVMLVLLIIFMVTAPMMTQGLEVDLPQTKTVTSLPQDSENMVLTIKKDGSLHLDKYQVGIDELPSYVKTHVVDQKKMLFLRADREVAYGIVVQVMGVLKGAGVDKLGVVAEPEPVKDDKSQGRAKK; translated from the coding sequence ATGGGCATGTCCACCGGCGGCGGAGACGGCTTTCTCTCCGAGATAAACGTCACGCCCTTCGTGGACGTCATGCTGGTGCTGCTCATCATCTTCATGGTCACGGCGCCCATGATGACCCAGGGCCTCGAGGTGGACCTGCCCCAGACCAAGACCGTCACCAGCCTGCCGCAGGATTCCGAGAACATGGTGCTGACCATTAAAAAAGACGGCTCCCTGCACCTGGACAAGTACCAGGTCGGCATCGACGAGCTCCCCTCCTACGTGAAGACCCACGTGGTGGACCAGAAGAAGATGCTCTTTTTGCGCGCCGACCGCGAGGTGGCCTACGGCATCGTGGTGCAGGTGATGGGAGTCCTCAAGGGCGCCGGCGTGGACAAGCTGGGCGTGGTGGCCGAGCCCGAGCCGGTAAAAGACGACAAGTCCCAGGGACGCGCCAAGAAATGA
- a CDS encoding MotA/TolQ/ExbB proton channel family protein: MDTLTPHGGILEMLFKATPTVKFVLAVLVVMSMVSWSIIFLKLFTLSTARKNAAHDSKLFQESENLKMAMRAVSQNKNSPCYAVGLQAFEELMRMEEADLDPAEKSRVAMDNIRRTLRQAVASELGMLTKSLSFLATCANATPFIGLFGTVWGIMNSFHSIGLQQSAALAAVAPGISEALVATAIGLGVAIPATLGYNFFLGYIRHIERELIGFSGAFLNRIQREVSWSHKQPARPEPGKPASRVREDY; encoded by the coding sequence CTGGATACCCTGACGCCTCACGGCGGCATCCTGGAGATGCTTTTCAAGGCCACGCCCACCGTGAAGTTCGTGCTGGCCGTTCTGGTGGTCATGTCCATGGTCAGTTGGAGCATCATCTTCTTAAAGCTCTTCACGCTGAGCACTGCCCGCAAGAACGCCGCCCACGACTCGAAGCTCTTTCAGGAATCCGAGAACCTGAAGATGGCCATGCGGGCGGTGAGCCAGAACAAGAACTCCCCCTGCTACGCCGTGGGTCTGCAAGCCTTCGAGGAACTCATGCGCATGGAGGAGGCCGACCTGGACCCGGCAGAGAAGTCCCGGGTGGCCATGGACAACATCCGCCGCACCCTGCGCCAGGCGGTAGCCTCGGAACTGGGCATGCTCACCAAGTCGCTCTCGTTTCTGGCCACCTGCGCCAACGCCACCCCGTTCATCGGCCTGTTCGGCACGGTGTGGGGCATCATGAATTCCTTCCATTCCATCGGCCTGCAACAGTCAGCCGCCCTGGCAGCCGTTGCCCCGGGCATTTCCGAGGCCCTGGTGGCCACCGCCATCGGCCTTGGCGTGGCCATCCCCGCCACCCTGGGCTACAACTTCTTCCTGGGCTACATCCGCCACATAGAACGCGAACTCATCGGTTTTTCCGGAGCCTTCCTGAACCGCATCCAGCGCGAGGTGAGCTGGTCCCACAAGCAGCCCGCCCGCCCGGAACCGGGCAAGCCGGCTTCCCGCGTCCGGGAGGATTACTAG
- a CDS encoding NAD-dependent deacylase has translation MVDAVEQIARIWPSSGKVVVLTGAGISVASGIPDFRSPGGLWSKYDPMRVATADALDNNPAAVWEFLLDAVWVMSRADPNPAHVALAELEGAGLAQAIVTQNIDGLHQRAGSVNVVEFHGSMARYRCNDCSTPHDAKKAEEVTTATAPWRCQCGGVVRPDIVFFGEPIPLDALNKSGQLASGAELTLIVGTSCEVAPANSLPMLTKQYGGKVAEINVMPSRMAHLCDAKVSAKAEEALPVLARLLLENGNLIRR, from the coding sequence ATGGTGGACGCGGTAGAACAGATAGCGCGGATATGGCCCTCTTCCGGCAAGGTCGTCGTACTCACCGGTGCGGGCATTTCCGTGGCCAGCGGCATTCCGGACTTCCGCAGCCCCGGCGGGTTGTGGTCCAAATACGACCCCATGCGTGTGGCCACCGCGGACGCTTTGGACAACAACCCGGCCGCCGTGTGGGAATTTCTCCTGGACGCCGTGTGGGTCATGTCCCGGGCGGATCCCAATCCGGCCCACGTGGCGCTGGCAGAACTGGAGGGAGCCGGGTTGGCCCAGGCTATCGTCACGCAGAATATCGACGGGCTCCATCAGCGGGCTGGCTCCGTAAACGTTGTGGAGTTTCACGGGTCCATGGCCCGCTATCGCTGCAACGACTGCTCCACACCCCATGATGCAAAGAAGGCCGAGGAAGTGACCACCGCCACCGCCCCATGGCGATGCCAATGCGGCGGCGTGGTGCGCCCGGACATCGTTTTTTTCGGCGAACCCATTCCACTTGACGCCTTGAACAAAAGCGGTCAATTGGCCAGCGGCGCCGAGCTAACGCTCATCGTCGGCACCTCGTGCGAGGTGGCCCCGGCCAACTCGCTGCCCATGCTCACCAAGCAATACGGCGGCAAGGTGGCGGAAATCAATGTGATGCCAAGCCGCATGGCGCACCTGTGCGACGCCAAGGTTTCGGCCAAGGCCGAAGAGGCCCTGCCGGTGCTCGCGCGGCTTTTGTTGGAAAACGGCAATCTTATCCGAAGGTGA
- a CDS encoding arsenate reductase ArsC — MKKNILFLCTGNSCRSQMAEGWAKKLKEELYNVFSAGVVRHGMNEHAVKVMAEAGVDISAQYSKTVDDLPQVEFDCVITLCGHAAETCPFFKGTAKRMHVGFDDPPALARDAKTEEEALNHYRRVRDEIRAFVEGMPGNIC, encoded by the coding sequence ATGAAAAAAAACATACTTTTTCTCTGTACGGGAAACTCCTGCCGTTCCCAGATGGCGGAAGGGTGGGCCAAAAAGCTCAAGGAAGAACTGTACAACGTCTTTTCGGCCGGGGTCGTCCGGCACGGCATGAACGAGCATGCGGTGAAGGTGATGGCCGAGGCCGGAGTGGACATCTCGGCCCAGTATTCGAAGACAGTGGACGACCTGCCCCAGGTGGAGTTCGACTGCGTGATAACCCTGTGCGGCCATGCGGCGGAAACCTGCCCCTTTTTCAAGGGCACGGCAAAACGCATGCATGTGGGATTCGACGATCCCCCGGCCCTGGCCAGGGACGCCAAGACCGAAGAAGAGGCCCTGAACCACTACCGCAGGGTACGCGACGAGATCAGGGCCTTTGTTGAAGGAATGCCGGGCAATATCTGCTGA
- a CDS encoding tRNA (adenine-N1)-methyltransferase translates to MQTGDLVLLISPEGKRYLRTLNPDHTFHTQEGLLKMADVAEAEYGGVVRTHKGLAFRVMRPTLYDCIKGVRRSTTIMYPKEIGYVLLKLGAGPGRRIVEAGSGSGGLTTALAWMAGDTGRVYTCEKRAEFSELAKENIARNGLSNRVSFFNIDIADGFPEEARGADALFLDVRTPWEYLSQAADIVCPGAPIGFLLPTANQIIELLHALETSDFEDVDVLEIMIRRYKTVPERLRPEDRMVAHTGFLVFARHKGIKYDEEIPEDVQEPDELQATDEILSESDGG, encoded by the coding sequence ATCCAAACCGGAGATTTGGTACTTCTCATAAGCCCCGAGGGCAAGCGCTATCTTCGCACCCTGAACCCGGACCACACCTTCCATACCCAGGAAGGCCTGCTCAAAATGGCGGACGTGGCCGAGGCCGAATACGGGGGAGTGGTACGCACCCACAAGGGCCTGGCATTTCGGGTAATGCGCCCCACCCTGTACGACTGCATCAAGGGTGTGCGCCGCTCAACCACCATCATGTATCCCAAGGAGATCGGCTACGTTCTCCTAAAGCTCGGAGCCGGGCCAGGCAGGCGCATCGTGGAGGCCGGCAGCGGCTCCGGCGGGCTGACCACGGCCCTGGCCTGGATGGCCGGCGACACCGGACGTGTCTACACCTGTGAAAAGCGTGCCGAATTCTCCGAGCTTGCCAAGGAGAACATCGCCCGCAACGGGCTTTCCAACCGGGTAAGCTTCTTTAACATTGATATCGCCGACGGCTTCCCGGAAGAGGCCCGGGGCGCGGACGCCCTGTTCCTGGACGTGCGCACCCCGTGGGAATACCTCTCCCAGGCCGCGGACATCGTCTGCCCGGGCGCGCCCATCGGCTTTCTGCTGCCCACGGCGAACCAGATCATCGAATTGCTTCACGCTTTGGAGACTTCCGATTTCGAGGATGTCGACGTGCTGGAGATCATGATCAGGCGCTACAAGACCGTGCCCGAGCGCCTTCGCCCCGAGGACCGCATGGTGGCCCACACCGGCTTTCTGGTCTTCGCCAGGCACAAGGGAATCAAGTACGACGAGGAGATTCCAGAGGACGTTCAGGAACCGGACGAACTCCAGGCCACGGACGAAATTCTGTCTGAATCAGACGGCGGATAA
- a CDS encoding radical SAM protein, with amino-acid sequence MSAEDHGLIFGPVRSGRLGASLGLDLLGAKICSFDCLYCEVGPTRALTKTRKPYVPADKLLGELASWLFNPHPPFEVITLGGMGEPTLNSDMGRIIQGVRELAPDVPVAVLTNSSLVNDPKVRTELALADVVLPSMDTLVPSEFAALNKPFAGSTLVDIRRGLLEFRTLYPGKIFLEILVLAGVNDSDENLERLRNFMDELSPDRVDVVTMTRPGAYPQALPAPPATLERFRSALCRGEKNGADEAEKSRHFGHTLDNPSEERLQALSIRVLDSLTRRPQTAQGLALALGEHVHPVQNLLDDFAARGLVTPTRLSGETFYLRGAK; translated from the coding sequence ATGTCCGCTGAAGACCATGGCCTGATCTTCGGGCCGGTCCGCTCGGGGCGCCTGGGCGCATCGCTCGGGCTCGACCTTCTGGGCGCCAAGATCTGCTCGTTCGACTGCCTCTACTGCGAGGTGGGCCCCACCAGAGCCCTCACCAAGACCAGAAAACCATACGTCCCCGCCGACAAGCTGCTGGGGGAACTGGCCTCCTGGCTGTTCAACCCGCACCCGCCGTTTGAAGTGATCACCTTGGGAGGGATGGGCGAGCCCACCTTGAACAGCGACATGGGGCGCATCATCCAGGGCGTGCGGGAGCTGGCCCCGGACGTGCCCGTGGCCGTGCTCACCAATTCGAGCCTGGTGAACGACCCAAAGGTGCGCACCGAGCTTGCCCTGGCTGACGTGGTGCTGCCTTCCATGGACACCCTGGTCCCATCGGAGTTCGCGGCCTTGAACAAGCCCTTTGCCGGATCGACCCTGGTGGACATCCGGCGCGGGCTATTGGAATTTCGCACGCTGTATCCCGGAAAGATTTTTTTGGAGATCCTGGTGCTGGCGGGCGTGAACGACTCGGACGAAAATCTGGAACGCCTCCGTAATTTCATGGACGAGCTCAGCCCTGACCGCGTCGATGTGGTGACCATGACCCGGCCTGGGGCGTATCCGCAGGCCCTGCCGGCTCCCCCCGCCACCCTGGAACGGTTCCGCAGCGCTCTGTGCCGGGGCGAAAAAAATGGAGCTGACGAGGCGGAAAAATCCAGACATTTCGGCCACACGCTGGACAATCCGAGTGAGGAGAGGCTACAGGCCTTGAGCATCAGGGTGCTCGATTCGCTCACCAGGCGTCCGCAGACCGCGCAAGGTCTTGCCTTGGCCTTGGGCGAACACGTTCACCCCGTGCAGAATTTACTGGACGATTTCGCCGCGAGGGGCCTTGTTACGCCCACTCGCCTTAGCGGGGAGACGTTCTATCTTCGTGGAGCAAAGTAG
- a CDS encoding Rne/Rng family ribonuclease, with amino-acid sequence MAVKKRKRKMFISVLPGEEVEVAVAEDGMLQEYYVEMTHQAKTRGNIYKGKIHNVDPSLQAAFINYGAERNGFLQIDEVHPEYYMGESNPERKGKYPPIQKVLKKGQEILIQVVKEPTGSKGAFVTSYLSLPGRYFVLTPGREQKGISRKVEDDEERKRLREIASGVKLDEGIGVIVRTASIGQSKAALERDISYLKRLWKEVRGRGTSVPTPSMIYQEPDLAARAVRDYLTDDVSEVWVDDKETADRVSEMASLVFPRRQGLVKLHADIDHSVWDRFSLRKQIDQLHGREVTLPSGGRLVIDHTEALTAVDVNSGKIGGETNFKEMALKTNLEAAVEVANQLRLRDIGGQVVIDFIELKDRKHVAEVEKAMNGAMKIDRARHDVGKISRFGLMEIVRQRMGSSAMSVSTETCPCCQGSGTRRNLEWQALHSLRELYRVLRRSGGADTVTHRVSPELAFYLLNQKRQRLLAMEEQHQKTIQIVPE; translated from the coding sequence ATGGCGGTAAAGAAGCGCAAGCGCAAGATGTTCATTTCCGTGCTTCCGGGAGAGGAAGTCGAAGTGGCGGTGGCCGAAGACGGCATGCTCCAGGAATACTATGTGGAGATGACGCACCAGGCAAAGACGCGCGGCAACATCTACAAAGGCAAGATCCACAACGTCGACCCCTCCCTGCAGGCGGCCTTCATAAACTACGGGGCCGAGCGCAACGGCTTTCTCCAGATAGACGAGGTGCACCCGGAATACTACATGGGTGAGTCCAACCCTGAGCGCAAGGGCAAGTATCCGCCCATCCAGAAGGTGCTCAAGAAGGGCCAGGAGATTCTCATCCAGGTGGTGAAGGAACCCACGGGAAGCAAGGGTGCGTTCGTCACCAGCTACCTGTCGCTTCCCGGCCGCTATTTCGTGCTCACTCCGGGCAGGGAGCAGAAGGGCATTTCCCGCAAGGTGGAGGACGACGAGGAACGCAAACGCCTGAGGGAGATCGCTTCCGGGGTCAAGCTGGACGAAGGCATCGGAGTGATCGTTCGCACGGCGTCCATCGGCCAGTCCAAGGCCGCCCTGGAGCGCGACATCAGCTACCTGAAGCGGCTGTGGAAGGAAGTGCGGGGGCGCGGCACCAGCGTGCCCACCCCGAGCATGATCTACCAGGAGCCGGACCTGGCCGCCCGGGCCGTACGCGACTACCTCACCGACGACGTGTCCGAGGTGTGGGTGGACGACAAGGAAACCGCTGACCGCGTTTCCGAGATGGCCTCCCTGGTCTTCCCGCGCCGCCAAGGCCTGGTGAAATTGCACGCCGATATCGACCACTCCGTCTGGGACCGCTTCAGCCTGCGCAAGCAGATCGATCAGCTGCACGGGCGCGAGGTCACCCTGCCCTCCGGCGGGCGCCTGGTCATCGACCACACCGAAGCCCTGACCGCCGTGGACGTGAACTCCGGCAAGATCGGCGGAGAGACGAATTTCAAGGAAATGGCCTTGAAGACCAACCTGGAGGCTGCCGTGGAGGTGGCCAACCAGCTGCGCCTGCGCGACATCGGCGGCCAGGTGGTCATCGACTTCATTGAACTGAAGGACCGCAAGCACGTGGCCGAAGTGGAAAAGGCCATGAACGGGGCCATGAAGATCGACCGGGCCCGCCACGACGTAGGCAAGATCTCCCGGTTCGGGCTCATGGAGATCGTTCGCCAGCGCATGGGCTCCTCGGCCATGTCCGTGAGCACGGAAACCTGCCCGTGCTGCCAGGGCTCCGGCACCCGGAGAAACCTGGAGTGGCAGGCCCTGCACTCCTTGCGCGAGCTCTACCGGGTGCTTCGCCGTTCGGGAGGCGCCGACACCGTGACCCACAGAGTCTCCCCTGAACTGGCCTTCTACCTGCTCAACCAGAAGCGCCAGCGCCTGCTGGCCATGGAAGAACAGCACCAGAAGACCATTCAGATCGTACCGGAGTAG
- a CDS encoding epoxyqueuosine reductase QueH, whose protein sequence is MSAGRVLVHACCGPCAITVFQALAARGEDFLGFYYNPNIHPLTEYLRRRDALAQVGERLGVPVTFADSEYDPSLFLRLAAFREKDRCRTCYGLRLDRAAREARSLGCSGFTSTLLYSKYQDHQAIRETGEEAARVHGVEFVYEDFRPGWEEGIRLAKEWELYRQPYCGCIFSEFDRYRKRLGR, encoded by the coding sequence GTGAGCGCTGGGCGCGTTCTGGTGCACGCCTGCTGCGGGCCTTGCGCCATCACCGTGTTCCAGGCTCTCGCAGCCAGGGGCGAGGACTTTCTGGGGTTCTACTACAATCCCAATATTCACCCCCTGACCGAGTACCTGCGCCGCAGGGACGCCCTGGCCCAGGTGGGAGAGCGTCTGGGCGTGCCGGTAACCTTCGCCGATTCGGAGTATGACCCGTCCCTGTTTTTGCGCCTGGCGGCCTTCAGGGAGAAGGACCGCTGCCGCACGTGCTACGGCCTGCGCCTGGACCGGGCCGCGCGTGAGGCCAGGTCTCTTGGATGCTCCGGCTTCACCAGCACTCTTCTCTACAGCAAATACCAGGACCATCAGGCCATCCGCGAGACCGGCGAAGAGGCCGCCCGGGTTCATGGTGTGGAATTCGTGTACGAAGACTTCCGCCCGGGCTGGGAAGAGGGGATACGCCTCGCCAAAGAGTGGGAACTCTATCGTCAGCCCTATTGCGGGTGCATTTTTTCCGAGTTCGACCGGTATCGCAAACGCCTGGGGCGCTAA
- the hemW gene encoding radical SAM family heme chaperone HemW, translated as MLLYVHVPFCVSKCRYCAFSSEVMSMDALEVWEKGLAAEAAHYGKLLGKPCVKTVYLGGGTPSLLPSWAFERLVKSLRRNFTIPKDIEFTLEANPDSAVDMDLMRVWRQWGVNRVSLGVQSMSETDLVMLGRPHGVADVLTAVQRLRAAGIANLSVDLIWGLPGQRLKTWMDTLKAAVRLGPEHISAYGLTLEEGTPLAAIAADGAITLPPEDEAAKMYVNGGEYLEEAGYLHYEISNFARMGFASVHNQGYWQGLDYLGLGPSAVSTVAGRRWENPKTVSGYAALAKRKAWGENAQELTPEIRARELLMLALRTSKGMRLAEYKRLTGRDLVATEGKLLGALRQKDLIRIKSGSLRLTRQGMLVSNLIIGRFLFPEAS; from the coding sequence ATGCTTCTGTACGTCCATGTCCCCTTTTGCGTGAGCAAGTGTCGCTACTGCGCCTTTTCTTCCGAGGTCATGTCCATGGATGCCCTGGAAGTGTGGGAGAAGGGGCTTGCCGCAGAGGCGGCCCACTACGGAAAGCTCCTGGGCAAGCCTTGCGTCAAGACGGTCTATCTGGGGGGCGGCACCCCGAGCCTGTTGCCCTCCTGGGCCTTCGAGCGCCTGGTCAAAAGCCTCAGGCGAAATTTCACCATCCCCAAAGACATTGAATTCACTCTGGAGGCCAACCCGGACTCGGCCGTGGACATGGACCTCATGCGCGTCTGGCGCCAGTGGGGCGTGAACCGGGTGTCGCTTGGCGTGCAGTCCATGAGCGAGACGGATCTCGTGATGCTTGGGCGCCCGCACGGAGTTGCGGACGTGCTGACCGCGGTGCAGCGGCTTCGGGCCGCGGGGATAGCCAATCTGTCCGTGGACCTCATCTGGGGCCTGCCCGGGCAGCGCCTGAAAACCTGGATGGACACCCTCAAGGCGGCTGTCCGCCTGGGGCCGGAACACATCTCCGCCTACGGCCTGACCCTTGAAGAGGGCACCCCCCTGGCCGCCATCGCGGCGGACGGGGCCATAACGCTTCCGCCCGAGGACGAAGCCGCGAAGATGTACGTGAACGGCGGGGAATATCTGGAGGAAGCTGGCTATCTGCACTACGAGATCAGCAACTTCGCCCGCATGGGTTTCGCTTCGGTTCACAACCAGGGGTATTGGCAGGGCCTGGACTACCTGGGGCTTGGGCCTTCGGCCGTGTCCACCGTTGCGGGAAGACGCTGGGAGAACCCCAAAACGGTGTCCGGGTACGCCGCGCTCGCCAAGCGCAAGGCCTGGGGCGAGAACGCCCAGGAGCTTACTCCGGAGATCCGGGCCAGGGAACTTTTGATGCTCGCCCTGCGCACGTCCAAGGGAATGCGGCTCGCGGAATACAAGCGCCTCACCGGGCGCGACCTTGTGGCCACGGAAGGCAAGCTCCTGGGGGCGCTTCGCCAGAAGGACCTTATAAGAATCAAAAGCGGGAGCCTACGCCTGACCCGCCAGGGGATGCTGGTCTCCAACCTCATCATCGGGCGGTTCCTGTTTCCAGAGGCGAGCTGA